In a genomic window of Mycolicibacillus parakoreensis:
- a CDS encoding helix-turn-helix transcriptional regulator — translation MKIPTPVATATTDVTGATAEGRTRREVVRLLTESGSITAGQIGDRLGLSAAGVRRHLDALIAVGDAEAAPPAPRQHVGRGRPAKRFRLTAAGRAKLEHAYDDLAVAALRQLREIGGKDAIRAFARRRIDTILADVAPAGSGEQADVAATADRVAAALTEAGYVASTDRVPGHRQGMQICQHHCPVSHVAEEFPELCEAEREAMAAVLGTHVQRLATIANGDNACTTHIPLISADH, via the coding sequence GTGAAAATCCCGACGCCGGTGGCCACGGCCACCACCGACGTGACGGGGGCGACCGCCGAGGGGCGCACCCGTCGCGAGGTCGTGCGTCTGCTGACCGAGTCCGGCTCGATCACCGCCGGTCAGATCGGCGACCGGCTGGGCCTGTCGGCCGCCGGGGTGCGCCGCCATCTCGACGCGCTGATCGCCGTCGGCGACGCCGAGGCGGCCCCGCCCGCGCCCCGGCAGCACGTCGGGCGGGGCCGCCCGGCCAAGCGGTTCCGGCTCACCGCCGCCGGTCGGGCCAAACTCGAACACGCCTACGACGACCTGGCGGTGGCCGCGCTGCGGCAGTTGCGCGAGATCGGCGGCAAGGACGCGATCCGCGCGTTCGCCCGGCGCCGCATCGACACCATCCTCGCCGACGTGGCGCCGGCGGGCAGCGGCGAGCAGGCCGACGTCGCCGCGACCGCCGATCGGGTGGCCGCCGCGCTGACCGAGGCCGGCTACGTCGCCAGCACCGACCGGGTGCCCGGGCACCGCCAGGGCATGCAGATCTGCCAGCATCACTGCCCGGTCTCCCACGTCGCCGAGGAGTTCCCGGAGTTGTGTGAAGCCGAACGCGAGGCGATGGCCGCGGTGCTCGGCACCCACGTGCAGCGGTTGGCCACCATCGCCAACGGCGACAACGCCTGCACCACCCACATTCCGCTGATCAGTGCGGACCATTAG
- the sufU gene encoding Fe-S cluster assembly sulfur transfer protein SufU, producing MRLEQIYQEVILDHYKHPHHRGLREPFDAEVHHVNPVCGDELTLRVRLSPDRRRVVDISYDAQGCSISQAATSVLTDQLIGVPVDAAMQTVSAFTEMVSSRGTVDGDEDVIGDGIAFAGVAKYPARVKCALLGWTAFVAALAEAGTETHPDSTASVAVTQPAQPVEVER from the coding sequence ATGCGACTGGAGCAGATCTATCAGGAAGTGATCCTCGATCACTACAAGCACCCGCACCACCGTGGGTTGCGGGAGCCGTTCGACGCCGAGGTGCACCACGTCAACCCGGTCTGCGGCGACGAGCTGACCCTGCGGGTGCGGCTGTCGCCGGACCGCCGGCGGGTCGTCGACATCTCCTACGACGCGCAGGGCTGTTCGATCAGCCAGGCCGCCACCTCGGTGCTCACCGATCAGCTGATCGGGGTGCCGGTGGATGCGGCGATGCAGACGGTGTCGGCGTTCACCGAGATGGTGTCCTCACGCGGCACCGTCGACGGCGACGAGGACGTCATCGGCGACGGCATCGCGTTCGCCGGGGTCGCCAAGTACCCGGCCCGGGTCAAATGCGCGCTGCTGGGCTGGACGGCGTTCGTCGCCGCGCTGGCCGAGGCCGGCACCGAGACCCACCCGGATTCGACGGCGTCGGTCGCCGTCACCCAACCCGCACAACCAGTGGAGGTAGAGAGATGA
- the sufB gene encoding Fe-S cluster assembly protein SufB, whose protein sequence is MTVTPETAAADARPEPLTQEETIASLGRYEYGWADADDAGATAQRGLSEAVVRDISAKKDEPEWMLKARLKALGIFDKKPMPTWGSYLGDIDFDNIKYFVRSTERQAQTWEDLPEDIRNTYDKLGIPEAEKQRYVSGVAAQYESEVVYHKIRDDLEAQGVVFVDTDTALRDYEDIMKQYFGTVIPAGDNKFSALNTATWSGGSFVYVPPGVHVDIPLQAYFRINTENMGQFERTLIIVDEDAYVHYVEGCTAPVYSSDSLHSAVVEIIVKKGGRCRYTTIQNWSGNVYNLVTKRARAEEGATMEWIDGNIGSKVTMKYPAVWMTGEHARGEVLSLAFAGEHQHQDTGAKMLHMAPNTSSNIVSKSVARGGGRSSYRGLVEVRKGAHGSKSNVECDALLVDTISRSDTYPYVDIREDDVTIGHEATVSKVNENQLFYLMSRGLTEEEAMATIVRGFVEPIAKELPMEYALELNRLIELQMEGSVG, encoded by the coding sequence ATGACCGTCACGCCCGAGACCGCGGCAGCCGATGCCCGGCCCGAACCGTTGACCCAAGAGGAGACGATCGCCTCGCTGGGGCGCTACGAGTACGGCTGGGCCGACGCCGACGACGCCGGCGCCACCGCTCAGCGCGGCCTCTCCGAGGCCGTGGTGCGCGACATCTCGGCGAAGAAGGACGAGCCGGAGTGGATGCTCAAGGCCCGCCTGAAGGCGCTGGGCATCTTCGACAAGAAGCCGATGCCGACCTGGGGCTCCTACCTGGGTGACATTGACTTCGACAACATCAAATACTTCGTGCGCTCCACCGAGCGGCAGGCCCAGACCTGGGAGGACCTGCCCGAGGACATCCGCAACACCTACGACAAGCTCGGCATCCCGGAAGCGGAGAAACAGCGCTACGTCTCCGGGGTGGCCGCGCAGTACGAGTCGGAGGTCGTCTACCACAAGATCCGCGACGACCTGGAGGCCCAGGGGGTCGTGTTCGTCGACACCGACACCGCCCTGCGCGACTACGAAGACATCATGAAGCAGTACTTCGGCACGGTGATCCCGGCCGGGGACAACAAGTTCTCCGCGCTGAACACCGCCACCTGGTCGGGCGGGTCGTTCGTCTACGTGCCGCCGGGCGTGCACGTCGACATCCCGCTGCAGGCCTACTTCCGGATCAACACCGAGAACATGGGCCAGTTCGAGCGGACCCTGATCATCGTCGACGAGGACGCCTACGTGCACTACGTGGAGGGGTGCACCGCCCCGGTGTACTCCTCGGATTCGCTGCACTCGGCGGTGGTGGAGATCATCGTCAAAAAGGGCGGCCGGTGCCGCTACACCACGATCCAGAACTGGTCGGGCAACGTCTACAACCTGGTGACCAAGCGCGCCCGCGCCGAAGAGGGCGCCACCATGGAGTGGATCGACGGCAACATCGGGTCCAAGGTGACGATGAAGTACCCGGCGGTGTGGATGACCGGGGAGCACGCCCGCGGCGAGGTGCTCTCGCTGGCGTTCGCCGGCGAGCACCAGCACCAGGACACCGGGGCCAAGATGCTGCACATGGCCCCCAACACCTCCTCGAACATCGTCTCGAAGTCGGTGGCGCGCGGGGGCGGCCGGTCCTCCTACCGGGGGCTGGTCGAGGTGCGCAAGGGGGCGCACGGGTCGAAATCCAACGTGGAGTGCGACGCGCTGCTGGTGGACACGATCAGCCGTTCCGACACCTACCCGTATGTCGACATCCGGGAGGACGACGTCACGATCGGCCACGAGGCCACGGTGTCGAAGGTCAACGAGAACCAGTTGTTCTACCTGATGAGCCGCGGGCTGACCGAGGAGGAGGCGATGGCCACCATCGTGCGCGGCTTCGTCGAACCGATCGCCAAGGAGCTGCCGATGGAGTACGCCTTGGAGCTCAACCGGCTCATCGAACTGCAGATGGAAGGCTCGGTGGGCTAG
- the trxA gene encoding thioredoxin, whose protein sequence is MATTQDITTAEFNDVISGNEMVLVDFWASWCGPCRSFAPTFAASAEHNPDIVHAKVDTEAEQELAAAANIRSIPTLMAFKKGHLVFNQPGALPPSALEDLVKQVKDLDVEAALAAQEAQEAQDGADTD, encoded by the coding sequence ATGGCAACAACCCAAGACATCACCACCGCAGAGTTCAACGACGTCATCTCGGGCAACGAGATGGTGCTGGTCGACTTCTGGGCCTCCTGGTGCGGTCCGTGCCGCTCGTTTGCGCCCACGTTCGCCGCGTCGGCGGAGCACAACCCCGACATCGTGCACGCCAAGGTCGACACCGAGGCCGAGCAGGAACTGGCCGCGGCGGCCAACATCCGCTCCATCCCGACGCTGATGGCGTTCAAGAAGGGCCACCTGGTGTTCAACCAGCCCGGGGCGCTGCCGCCGTCGGCGCTGGAGGACCTGGTGAAGCAGGTCAAGGACCTCGACGTGGAGGCCGCCCTGGCCGCCCAGGAGGCCCAGGAGGCCCAAGACGGCGCCGACACCGACTGA
- a CDS encoding cysteine desulfurase: protein MSVSVSGPAVLDTTAIRADFPILGRTMRGGNPLAYLDSGATSQRPRPVLDAEWRFLTTSNGAVHRGAHQLMEEATDAYEQGRAAIAAFVGADPDELVFTKNATEALNLVSYLAGDTRFAGAVGPGDVIVTTELEHHANLVPWQELARRTGATLRWYEVTDSGPDAGRIDLDSLALDERVKIVAFSHHSNVTGAIGPVAELVARARAVGALTVLDACQSVPHQPVDLHALDVDFAAFSGHKMLGPTGVGVLYGRRAVLADAPPFLTGGSMIETVSMTESTYAPAPQRFEAGTPMTSQVVGLGAAAEYLGELGMPAVAAHEQRLVAAALDGLGGIDGVRIIGPTSLVERGSPVSFVVDGVHAHDISQVLDDEGVAVRVGHHCAMPLHRRLGIAATARASFAVYNTVDEVDRLVHGVRRALDFFGRT, encoded by the coding sequence ATGTCGGTCTCGGTCAGCGGCCCGGCTGTACTGGACACCACCGCGATCCGGGCCGACTTCCCCATCCTGGGGCGCACCATGCGCGGCGGCAACCCGCTGGCCTACCTGGATTCCGGAGCGACCTCGCAGCGGCCCCGCCCGGTGCTCGACGCCGAGTGGCGGTTTCTGACCACCTCCAACGGCGCGGTGCACCGCGGGGCGCACCAGCTGATGGAGGAGGCCACCGACGCCTACGAGCAGGGCCGCGCGGCGATCGCCGCGTTCGTCGGCGCCGACCCCGACGAACTGGTGTTCACCAAGAACGCCACCGAGGCGCTGAACCTGGTGTCCTACCTCGCCGGGGACACCCGGTTCGCCGGGGCGGTCGGGCCCGGTGACGTCATCGTCACCACCGAGTTGGAACACCACGCCAACCTGGTGCCCTGGCAGGAGCTGGCCCGGCGCACCGGGGCGACGCTGCGCTGGTATGAGGTCACCGACTCCGGACCCGACGCCGGACGCATCGACCTCGATTCGCTCGCCCTCGACGAGCGGGTCAAGATCGTGGCCTTTAGCCACCACTCCAACGTCACCGGCGCGATCGGCCCGGTCGCGGAGTTGGTGGCCCGCGCGCGCGCCGTCGGGGCGCTCACCGTGCTCGACGCGTGCCAGTCGGTGCCGCACCAGCCGGTCGACCTGCACGCGCTCGACGTCGATTTCGCCGCGTTCTCCGGTCACAAGATGCTGGGCCCCACCGGGGTGGGGGTGCTCTACGGGCGCCGCGCCGTGCTGGCCGACGCGCCGCCGTTCCTCACCGGCGGCTCGATGATCGAGACGGTGAGCATGACCGAGTCCACCTACGCGCCGGCGCCGCAGCGGTTCGAGGCCGGCACCCCGATGACCTCCCAGGTGGTCGGCCTCGGCGCGGCCGCCGAGTACCTGGGCGAGCTGGGCATGCCCGCGGTCGCCGCCCACGAACAGCGGCTGGTCGCCGCCGCCCTCGACGGGCTGGGCGGCATCGACGGGGTGCGGATCATCGGGCCGACGTCGCTCGTCGAGCGCGGCTCGCCGGTGTCGTTCGTCGTCGACGGGGTCCACGCCCACGACATCAGCCAGGTCCTCGACGACGAGGGGGTGGCGGTGCGCGTCGGCCATCACTGCGCGATGCCGCTGCACCGCCGGTTGGGGATCGCCGCGACCGCGCGCGCCTCGTTCGCGGTGTACAACACCGTCGACGAGGTCGACCGCCTGGTCCACGGGGTGCGCCGGGCGCTGGACTTCTTCGGCAGGACGTGA
- the sufD gene encoding Fe-S cluster assembly protein SufD, with protein MANLTEAVEGTTKGEVFTSFDVDAFETPRGRDEIWRFTPLRRLRGLHDGSAPATGAATTAVTERPGVRVERVRRGDTRLGEAGAPADRVAAQAFSSFNEATIVTVGTAADPHEPIEVTVTGPGAGAVGYGHLQIRVEELAEATVVIDLRGSGTYADNVEFVVADAARLTVVWIADWDADTVHLSMHHARLGKDAVLRHAAVQFGGQVVRLTGRVGYTGTGGDVEMLGLYFADDGQHLESRLLIDHSTPDCRSQVMYKGALQGDPDSALPDARTVWVGDVLIRADASGTDTYELNRNLVLTDGARADSIPNLEIECGEILGAGHASATGRFDDEQLFYLLARGIPEDQARRLIVRGFFGEIIAKIAVPAVRDRLTDTIEHELALTEKETHRS; from the coding sequence GTGGCCAACCTCACCGAAGCCGTCGAGGGCACCACCAAGGGCGAGGTGTTCACCTCGTTCGACGTCGACGCGTTCGAGACGCCCCGCGGCCGCGACGAGATCTGGCGGTTCACCCCGCTGCGCCGGCTGCGCGGACTGCACGACGGCAGCGCCCCGGCCACCGGGGCGGCCACCACCGCGGTGACCGAACGCCCCGGCGTGCGGGTCGAGCGGGTTCGCCGCGGCGATACGCGCCTCGGCGAGGCCGGGGCGCCCGCCGACCGCGTTGCCGCCCAAGCGTTCTCGTCGTTCAACGAGGCCACGATCGTCACCGTCGGCACCGCGGCCGACCCGCACGAGCCGATCGAGGTCACCGTCACCGGCCCCGGCGCCGGGGCGGTGGGCTACGGGCACCTGCAGATCCGGGTCGAGGAGCTCGCCGAGGCGACCGTGGTGATCGACCTGCGCGGCAGCGGAACCTACGCCGACAACGTGGAGTTCGTCGTCGCCGACGCCGCCCGGCTGACCGTGGTCTGGATCGCCGACTGGGACGCCGACACGGTGCACCTGAGCATGCACCACGCGAGGCTGGGCAAGGACGCGGTGCTGCGCCACGCCGCGGTGCAGTTCGGCGGGCAGGTGGTGCGCCTGACCGGGCGGGTCGGCTACACCGGCACCGGCGGGGACGTCGAGATGCTGGGGCTGTACTTCGCCGACGACGGTCAGCACCTGGAGTCGCGGCTGCTCATCGACCACTCCACCCCGGACTGCCGCTCGCAGGTGATGTACAAGGGTGCGCTGCAGGGGGATCCGGACTCCGCGCTGCCCGACGCGCGCACCGTGTGGGTCGGCGACGTGCTCATCCGTGCCGACGCCTCGGGCACCGACACCTACGAGCTCAACCGTAACCTGGTGCTCACCGACGGCGCGCGCGCCGACTCGATTCCCAACCTGGAGATCGAGTGCGGGGAGATCCTCGGGGCCGGGCACGCCAGCGCCACCGGGCGTTTCGACGACGAGCAGCTGTTCTACCTGCTGGCCCGCGGCATCCCCGAGGACCAGGCGCGCCGGCTGATCGTGCGCGGCTTCTTCGGCGAGATCATCGCCAAGATCGCCGTCCCGGCGGTGCGCGACCGGCTGACCGACACCATCGAACACGAACTGGCCCTGACCGAAAAGGAAACCCACCGATCATGA
- the mptB gene encoding polyprenol phosphomannose-dependent alpha 1,6 mannosyltransferase MptB → MPARRPSLSSSIARWHADERPVGSPLNPAELVALRHTRLFGATGTVLMAIGALGAGARPVVQDPTFGVRLLNLPSRIQTVSLTMTTTGAVMMALGWLLLGRFTQGTRRLSRSQLDRTLLLWILPLLFAPPMYSKDVYSYLAQSQISLLGKDPYQVGPAPGLGLDHVFTLSVPSLWRETPAPYGPLFLWIGRGISHLTGENIVAAVLCHRLVVLIGVGMIVWAVPRLARRCGVAEVSALWLGATNPLLLMHLVAGIHNEALMLGLMLTGTEFALRGVDSGRRLLPGGPPRWPRGPLQRQGWAPLVMLLTGVVLITLSALVKLPSLLALGFVAMALARRWGATIKAFLTAGTALTVVALTVIVVIGVASGLGFGWLNTLGTANVVRSWMSPPTLIALGTGQVGILLGLGDHTTAVLGLTRGIGVLIIAAIVTWLLLAVLRGRLHPVGGLGVALGITVLLFPVVQPWYLLWAIIPLAAWATRPGFRFAAIAVTLIVGVFGPTANGDRFALFQIVDATVASTLIVAAVIALTHRQLPWRGLPGDRDRPLQRPADPPPAPASYAGSP, encoded by the coding sequence ATGCCCGCCCGCCGACCCTCGCTGAGTTCGTCGATCGCGCGCTGGCACGCCGATGAACGTCCGGTCGGCTCGCCGCTGAACCCGGCCGAACTGGTCGCGCTGCGCCACACCCGGCTGTTCGGCGCGACCGGCACGGTGTTGATGGCGATCGGGGCGCTGGGCGCCGGCGCCCGCCCGGTCGTCCAGGACCCCACCTTCGGGGTGCGGCTGCTCAACCTGCCGTCCCGGATCCAGACGGTGTCGCTGACGATGACCACCACCGGGGCGGTGATGATGGCGCTGGGCTGGCTGCTGCTGGGGCGCTTCACCCAGGGCACCCGCCGGTTGTCGCGCAGCCAACTCGACCGCACCCTGCTGCTGTGGATCCTGCCGCTGCTGTTCGCCCCGCCGATGTACAGCAAGGACGTCTACTCCTACCTGGCGCAGAGTCAGATCTCGCTGCTGGGCAAGGACCCCTACCAGGTGGGTCCGGCGCCGGGACTCGGCCTCGATCACGTGTTCACCCTCTCGGTGCCCAGCCTGTGGCGGGAGACCCCGGCGCCCTACGGGCCGCTGTTTTTGTGGATCGGCCGCGGCATCTCGCATCTGACCGGGGAGAACATCGTCGCCGCGGTGCTCTGCCACCGGCTGGTGGTGCTGATCGGGGTCGGCATGATCGTGTGGGCGGTGCCGCGGCTGGCCCGCCGTTGCGGGGTCGCCGAGGTCAGCGCGCTGTGGCTGGGCGCGACCAACCCGCTGCTGCTGATGCACCTGGTGGCCGGGATCCACAACGAGGCGCTGATGCTGGGTCTGATGCTCACCGGCACCGAGTTCGCGTTGCGCGGCGTCGACTCCGGTCGCCGGCTGCTGCCCGGCGGGCCGCCCCGGTGGCCGCGCGGCCCGCTGCAGCGGCAGGGCTGGGCGCCGCTGGTGATGCTGCTCACCGGGGTGGTGTTGATCACGCTGTCGGCGCTGGTGAAGCTGCCGTCGCTGCTGGCGCTGGGATTCGTCGCGATGGCGTTGGCCCGCCGGTGGGGCGCCACGATCAAGGCGTTTTTGACCGCGGGCACCGCGCTGACCGTGGTGGCACTGACGGTGATCGTGGTGATCGGGGTGGCCAGCGGCCTCGGGTTCGGGTGGCTTAACACGTTGGGCACCGCCAACGTGGTGCGCAGCTGGATGTCGCCGCCGACGCTGATCGCCCTGGGCACCGGGCAGGTGGGCATTCTGCTGGGACTGGGCGACCACACCACCGCGGTGCTGGGCCTGACCCGCGGCATCGGTGTACTGATCATCGCCGCGATCGTCACCTGGCTGCTGCTGGCGGTGCTGCGCGGCCGGCTGCACCCGGTCGGCGGGCTGGGCGTGGCGCTGGGCATCACGGTGCTGTTGTTCCCGGTGGTGCAGCCGTGGTATCTGCTCTGGGCGATCATCCCGCTGGCCGCCTGGGCGACCCGGCCGGGCTTCCGGTTCGCCGCGATCGCGGTGACCCTCATCGTCGGGGTGTTCGGCCCGACCGCCAACGGCGACCGGTTCGCCCTGTTCCAGATCGTCGACGCCACCGTGGCCAGCACCCTGATCGTCGCCGCGGTGATCGCGCTGACCCACCGGCAACTGCCGTGGCGCGGGCTTCCCGGCGACCGGGACCGGCCCCTGCAGCGGCCCGCGGATCCCCCGCCGGCCCCGGCGTCCTACGCTGGGTCCCCGTGA
- a CDS encoding enoyl-CoA hydratase: MTSVSPLVLIEHPRPEVALITLNRPERMNSMAFDVMVPLQAALTAVHRDTAVRVVVLTGASRGFSSGADHKSAGAVPHVAGLTRPTYALRSMEILDEVILTLRRLHQPVIAAVNGAAIGGGLCLALACDIRVAAAGAYFRAAGINNGLTASELGLSYLLPRAIGSSRAAELMLTGRDVDAAEAERIGLVSRRVPDTELLAECYRMAERIAGFSRPGVELTKRTLWSGLDAASLEGHMQAEGLGQLYVRLLTDNFEEAVAARAQRRAPKFTDDTSAPPAGS; this comes from the coding sequence GTGACGTCCGTGAGCCCCCTGGTCCTGATCGAGCACCCCCGCCCCGAGGTCGCGCTGATCACCCTCAACCGGCCGGAGCGGATGAACTCGATGGCCTTCGACGTGATGGTGCCGCTGCAGGCCGCGCTCACCGCGGTGCACCGCGACACCGCGGTGCGGGTGGTGGTGCTCACCGGGGCCAGCCGCGGCTTCTCCTCCGGGGCCGACCACAAGTCGGCCGGGGCGGTGCCGCACGTGGCCGGGCTGACCCGGCCCACCTACGCGCTGCGCTCGATGGAGATCCTCGACGAGGTCATCCTGACGCTGCGCCGGCTGCACCAGCCGGTCATCGCCGCGGTCAACGGCGCGGCGATCGGCGGCGGGCTCTGCCTGGCGCTGGCCTGCGACATCCGGGTCGCCGCGGCGGGGGCCTACTTCCGCGCGGCCGGGATCAACAACGGGCTGACCGCCAGCGAGCTCGGGCTCAGCTACCTGCTGCCGCGGGCGATCGGCAGCTCGCGGGCCGCCGAGCTCATGCTCACCGGCCGCGACGTCGACGCGGCCGAGGCCGAGCGCATCGGGCTGGTGTCGCGCCGGGTCCCCGACACCGAGCTGCTCGCCGAGTGCTACCGGATGGCCGAACGCATCGCCGGGTTCTCCCGGCCCGGGGTGGAGCTGACCAAACGCACCCTGTGGAGCGGGCTGGACGCCGCTAGCCTGGAGGGACACATGCAGGCCGAGGGGCTCGGTCAGTTGTATGTGCGGCTGTTGACCGACAACTTCGAGGAGGCCGTCGCCGCCCGTGCCCAGCGGCGCGCCCCGAAGTTCACCGACGACACGTCGGCCCCGCCGGCCGGCTCTTAG
- a CDS encoding ABC transporter ATP-binding protein, giving the protein MSTTPTPAAAVPLRLHGVSKRFGSGHTAVQAVTDLHLEVERAEVFALLGPNGAGKTTTVEMCEGFVRPDAGRIEVLGLDPIVDNAAVRARIGVMLQGGGGYPAARAEEMLNLVAAYAADPLDPRWLLDTLGLTGAARTTYRRLSGGQQQRLALACALVGRPELVFLDEPTAGMDAHARVLVWELIDALRRDGVTVVLTTHHLKEAEELADRLVIIDRGRPVAAGTPAELTRSGAKDQLRFSAPHRLELAGLTARLPQHYRVRETLPGEYLVEGPVDPPLLAAVTAWCAELAVLATSMRVEQRSLEDVFLELTGREVRT; this is encoded by the coding sequence GTGAGCACCACCCCGACCCCCGCCGCCGCGGTCCCGCTGCGTCTGCACGGCGTCAGCAAACGGTTCGGCAGCGGGCACACCGCCGTGCAGGCGGTCACCGATCTGCACCTGGAGGTGGAACGCGCCGAGGTGTTCGCGCTGCTCGGCCCGAACGGCGCCGGCAAAACCACCACGGTGGAGATGTGCGAGGGGTTCGTGCGGCCCGACGCCGGCCGCATCGAGGTGCTCGGGCTGGACCCGATCGTCGACAACGCCGCGGTGCGCGCCCGCATCGGGGTGATGCTGCAGGGCGGCGGGGGGTATCCGGCCGCCCGCGCCGAGGAGATGCTCAACCTGGTGGCGGCCTACGCTGCCGACCCGCTGGACCCGCGGTGGCTGCTGGACACCCTGGGCCTGACCGGGGCGGCGCGCACCACCTACCGGCGGCTCTCCGGCGGTCAGCAGCAGCGGCTCGCGCTGGCGTGCGCGCTGGTCGGCCGCCCCGAGCTGGTCTTCCTCGACGAGCCGACCGCCGGCATGGACGCCCACGCGCGGGTGCTGGTCTGGGAGCTCATCGACGCGCTGCGCCGCGACGGGGTGACCGTGGTGCTCACCACCCACCACCTCAAGGAGGCCGAGGAGCTGGCCGACCGGCTGGTGATCATCGACCGCGGCCGGCCGGTCGCCGCCGGCACCCCCGCGGAGCTGACCCGCTCGGGCGCCAAGGACCAGCTGCGGTTCAGCGCACCGCACCGTCTGGAGCTGGCCGGGCTGACCGCCCGGCTCCCGCAGCACTACCGGGTGCGCGAAACGCTGCCCGGGGAGTACCTGGTGGAGGGCCCGGTGGACCCGCCGCTGCTGGCCGCCGTCACCGCCTGGTGCGCCGAGCTGGCGGTGTTGGCCACGTCGATGCGCGTGGAGCAACGCAGCCTCGAGGACGTCTTTTTGGAGCTGACCGGAAGGGAGGTGCGCACGTGA
- a CDS encoding metal-sulfur cluster assembly factor, which produces MTETLTTDDELFAEVDEAMHDVIDPEIGINVVDLGLVYDMKLQREGEGTTVLIDMTLTSAECPLQDMIADQIHTALIGSGLVNDLTINWVWIPAWGPDKITDDGREQLRALGFTV; this is translated from the coding sequence ATGACCGAGACACTCACCACCGACGACGAACTGTTCGCCGAGGTCGACGAGGCGATGCACGACGTCATCGACCCCGAGATCGGGATCAACGTGGTCGATCTCGGCCTGGTGTACGACATGAAGCTGCAGCGCGAGGGCGAGGGCACCACCGTGCTCATCGACATGACCCTGACCTCGGCGGAGTGCCCGCTGCAGGACATGATCGCCGACCAGATCCACACCGCGCTGATCGGCAGCGGCCTGGTCAACGACCTGACGATCAACTGGGTCTGGATCCCGGCCTGGGGCCCGGACAAGATCACCGACGACGGCCGCGAGCAGCTGCGCGCCCTGGGCTTCACGGTCTGA
- the sufC gene encoding Fe-S cluster assembly ATPase SufC: MTTLEITDLHVSVAGSAGADANDAVPILKGVNLTVRSGEVHALMGPNGSGKSTLSYAVAGHPKYEVTGGTITLDDEDVLAMSVDERARAGLFLAMQYPVEVPGVSMSNFLRTAVTAVRGEAPKLRHWVKEVKAAMTDLEIDASFGERSVNEGFSGGEKKRHEILQLGLLKPKIAILDETDSGLDVDALRVVSDGVNRYAEAEHGGILLITHYTRILRYIRPQFVHVFIDGRIIESGGPELADELEENGYERFTQAAAAGA, encoded by the coding sequence ATGACCACCCTGGAAATCACCGACCTGCACGTCAGCGTCGCCGGTTCGGCCGGCGCCGACGCCAACGACGCGGTGCCGATCCTCAAGGGCGTGAACCTCACGGTGCGCTCCGGTGAGGTCCATGCACTGATGGGCCCCAACGGGTCCGGCAAATCCACCCTGTCCTACGCGGTCGCCGGCCACCCCAAATACGAGGTGACCGGGGGCACGATCACCCTCGACGATGAGGACGTGCTGGCGATGAGCGTCGACGAACGCGCCCGCGCCGGGCTGTTCTTGGCGATGCAGTACCCGGTCGAGGTGCCCGGGGTGTCGATGTCGAACTTCCTGCGCACCGCGGTGACCGCGGTGCGCGGCGAGGCGCCGAAGCTGCGGCACTGGGTCAAAGAGGTCAAGGCCGCGATGACCGACCTGGAGATCGACGCGTCGTTCGGGGAGCGCAGCGTCAACGAGGGGTTCTCCGGCGGGGAGAAGAAACGCCACGAGATCCTGCAGCTGGGACTGCTCAAACCCAAGATCGCGATCCTCGACGAGACCGACTCCGGTCTCGACGTCGACGCGCTGCGGGTGGTCAGCGACGGGGTCAACCGCTACGCCGAGGCCGAGCACGGCGGCATCCTGCTGATCACCCACTACACCCGGATCCTGCGCTACATCCGCCCGCAGTTCGTCCACGTCTTCATCGACGGGCGGATCATCGAGTCCGGCGGACCCGAGCTCGCCGACGAACTGGAGGAGAACGGCTACGAGCGGTTCACCCAGGCGGCGGCCGCGGGGGCCTGA